A segment of the Rhizobium leguminosarum bv. trifolii WSM1325 genome:
CCCGCCGACAGGCCGGTAATCGTCTTCGCCAATTCGCTGGGCACGGATTTCCGCATCTGGCGTGATGTCGTGGTGCGGCTTGCCGGTGAATTCGCGATCGTGCTTTACGACAAGCGCGGCCACGGCCTTTCCGATGTCGGCCAGCTTCCCTCGTCGATCGAGGACCACGCGACGGATCTCGCCGGACTTCTCGATCTGCTATCGGTCAAGGATGCCGTCATCTGCGGCCTCTCCGTTGGCGGTCTCATCGCCCAGTCGCTCTATCACCGCCGGCCGGACCTGGTTCGCGCGCTCATCCTCTGCGACACCGCCCACAAGATCGGCACGGCCGACAGCTGGAACGCCCGCATCGCCGCCGTCGAAAAAAACGGCATCGCCAGCATCGTCGACGCGGTCATGGAGCGTTGGTTCACGCCCGCCTTCCGCCGGCCCGAGAGTACCGCCTATGCCGGCTATTGCAACATGCTGACGCGCCAGCCAGTCGAAGGCTATCTCGCCGCCTGCGCCGCGATCCGCGATGCCGACTTCACCGAGGTCACGAAGACGATCACCGTCCCGACGATCTGCATCGTCGGCGACCAGGATGGCTCGACGCCGCCCGATCTCGTGCTTTCGACCGCGAAGCTGATCTCCGACGCCCGCTACGAGGTCATCCCCAATTGCGCGCACATTCCCTGCGTCGAGCAGCCGGAGGCACTGACGGCGATCATCCGCGCCTTCCTCACATCCATTCCGCCTGGAGAAGTCAGCCCATGAATGAGACCGCGTCCTCCTCCGAGCGCTATCGCCAGGGCATGGCGACCCGCCGCGCCGTGCTCGGCGACGCCCATGTCGATCGCGCCGCCACGACTGCGACGGAGTTCGACCGTCCCTTCCAGGAGCTGATCACCGAAGCCGCCTGGGGCCATGTCTGGTCGCGCCCGGCGCTGACGAAGCGCGAGCGCTCGATGATCACGATCGCTCTGCTTGCCGCGCTTGGCCAGGACGACGAGGTCGCCATGCATGTGCGCGCCACCGCCAATACGGGGGCGACCCGCGAGGATATCCGCGAGGCGCTGCTGCATGTGGCGATCTACGCCGGCGTTCCCGCCGCCAATCACGCGATCAAGATCGCGAAGCAGGCTTTTGAACAGATGGACGCCGAAAAGGCGGCCTGAGGGAGGAACATGTCCGAACGACCGAACCGCAAGCCCGAGACCGGCGGCTTCTTCGCCCGCGACCGCGCCTGGCATGCGCCGGCGCTGACGCCGGGCTACAAGACCTCGGTGCTGCGCGCGCCGCAGCGCGCGCTGCTATCGCTCGACGGCACGATTTCAGAAACGACCGGTCCGGTCTTCGGCCATTCGATGATCGGCGAACTCGACAACGACCTGATCCTGAACTACGCGCAGCCCGGCGAAAGCGCGATCGGCGAGCGCATCATCGTCCATGGCCGCGTGCTCGACGAGCGGGCAAAGCCGGTTGCAGGCGCCTTGGTCGAGTTCTGGCAGGCCAATGCCGGCGGCCGCTACCGCCACAAGAAAGAAACCTATCTGGCGGCGATCGACCCGAATTTCGGCGGCTGCGGCCGCGCCATCACCGACGAGGATGGCCGTTATCACTTCCGCACCGTCCGCCCCGGCGCCTATCCCTGGCCGAACGGCATCAACGACTGGCGTCCCGCCCATATCCATTTCTCGATCTTCGGCCATGGCTTTGCCCAGCGCCTGATCACCCAGATGTATTTCGAAGGCGATCCGATGATCTGGAAATGTCCGATCGTCGGCACCATCCCCGACAAGGCGGCGATCGAGCAGCTAATCGCGCCGCTCGACTGGGGCAACACCATCCCGATGGATTCACGCGCCTATAAATTCGATATCGTCCTGCGCGGCCGCCGCTCGACGATGTTCGAAAACAGACCGGAGGGCAACTGACCATGCAGCAGCTCGGCTATCTCAAGGAAACCCCGTCGCAGACGGCGGGCCCCTATGTCCATATCGGCCTGACGCCGAATTTCTGCGACATCTCGGGCGTCTACGACACCGATCTCGGCGTCGCGATGGTCAACGACAAGACCCTCGGCGAACGCATCACCGTCACCGGCCGGATCTTCGATGGCGCAGGCGCATTGGTGCGCGATGCGGTCATCGAGATCTGGCAGGCCGACAGCGCCGGCCTCTACAACAGCCCGTCGGAGATGCGCGGTGCCGCCGATCCCAATTTCACCGGCTGGGGCCGCTGCCCGACCCGCGCCGAGGACGGCGTCTACAGCTTCGAGACCGTCAAGCCCGGCCGCGTCCCCTTCAAGGACGGCCGCGGACAAGCCCCGCACGTCACCTTCTGGATCGTCGCCCGCGGCATCAATATCGGCCTGCACACGCGCATGTATTTCCCGGAAGAGACGGAGGCCAACGCCGCCGACCCATTGCTTTCCCGTATCGAACATCGCGAGCGCGTCGCAACGATGATCGCCACCCGCGACGGCGCGACCTGTCATTTCGACATCCATCTGCAGGGTCCGAAGGAGACGGTGTTTCTCGATATCTGAGGGCGGGCCGCGCAAGTCGCTTGTTCGCAGGGCTCCGGGCAAGTAGCCTCCAGCTCACCCTACCCTCTCCCCGCGGCGGGAGGGGACGTGCCACGATATCACCTGCCCATAAAGCGCGGACGCCGCCTCGAGCCTCTTCTCCCCCGTGGGGAGAGGTGGCGGCAGCCGGATGAAGTGGCCACCACCACAAACCGAGACGATCATGACCGCATCGCCCTTCGACCATCCTTTCCTTTCCGGCCTGCTCGGCGACGACGAAATCGCGCCCTATTTCTCCGCCGAGGCCGATATACGGGCCATGCTCTCCTTCGAGGCCGCCCTCGCCAAGGCTGAAGCGGCTCATGGCCTCATTCCCGCCGAAGCCGCAAGGCGCATCGCCGACACCTGCGCTGCCTTCTCACCCGAGATCTCCAGTCTTCGATCGGCAACGGCAAGGGATGGTGTCGTCGTTCCCGACCTCGTCAAGCAGCTGCGCGCTGACGTCGGCGAGGAAGCGGCCAAGAGCCTGCATCTCGGCGCGACCAGCCAGGACGTCATCGATACCAGCCTGATGATCCGCCTAAAGGCCGTCGTCTTCCTGTTTGCCGGCCGGCTTTCCACCATTGCCGCAGGGCTCGACGCGCTGGACGGCCAGTTCGGCCGGAACCAGCTGATGGGTCACACCCGCATGCAGGCGGCGATCCCGATCACCGTCTCCGATCGCCTCAATGCATGGCGGGAGCCGCTGACGACTTACCGCGACCGTCTGACCGAACAGAGCTTTCCCGTCCAGTTCGGTGGTGCGGCCGGCACGCTGGACAAGGTCGGATCGCAGGCTGCCGCCATCCGTGCCTCGCTCGCCCAGGAACTCGGCCTCACAGACGCGCCGCAATGGCAGAGCGGGCGTCTGCCGATCGCCGATATCGCCGGGCTGTTCGCATCGATATCGGGCAGTCTCGGCAAGATGGGCCAGGATATCGCGCTGCTTGCCCAGGCCGGCGATGAAATCGAAATCTCAGGCGGCGGCACTTCGTCGGCGATGGCGCACAAGCAAAACCCCGTTTCCGCCGAGGTCCTTATCTCGCTCGCCCGCTTCAACGCCACTCTCCTATCGGGCATCCACCAGTCCCTCGTCCACGAACAGGAACGCTCGGGTGCTGCCTGGACGCTCGAATGGCTACTGCTGCCGCAAATGGCGATGGCAACCGCCGCCAGCCTGCGTCTGGCCAAGGAGCTCACGGGAAATATCAAGAGGCTTGGAACGGCCTAGCTCAGAACCTGAAGTCCGTGCTTCCGCACGATCGAGAGCAGCTTCAACGCCATCCCGCTCGGCCGCTTGGCGCCGCTTTCCCACTTCTGCACGGTGGATTCGCTGGTATTCAGATATCGGGCGAAAACCGGCTGGCTGACGTGATTGCTTTCCCGCAGTGCCTTGATGGCCTCGGGACCAAGCGCGTGCGGCGAAACCAGACAGCTTTCATCGAAGGACCGCATCGTTTCCTTGTCGATCGTTCCTAGCTTATGCAGAGCCTCCGCGGAGGCGTGAATCGCCTCGAACGCACTGCTCTTGTACTTGGTGCTTCTTGCCATGTTCGATCTCCACAAAATGACCGATATCGAGTAGCTCCTGAATCTGGCTGTCGGAAAGACCGGCATAGGATTTGGCGAGTTTTGCGAACGACCGATGCTGGTTGCCGTTCAATCGCTTCTTGAAGATGCCGCCGCCCTGATCATCGGCCTTGCCTTCCGCAACCTGCCTGATAGCTTTCCACAATTCGGAATCGGATATCCGTGCTTTGCGAGCCGCCTTGGCAAACCAGCCGGTTTTTAAACGCCGTTCCCCCATGCCTCTAAGTAGCACCCCGTGCTATGTTTCTCAAGTTGACTCCTAAGATGAGAGCAGCCTCTTGACCTTCCCCCTCTTCGACCTCTCCGGCCGCCGCGCCCTCGTCACCGGCTCCAGCCAGGGCATCGGCCGCGCATTGGCGGTCGGGCTTGCCGAGCATGGCGCCTCGATCATCATCAACGGCCGCAACGCGCAGAAGGCGGAGGCCGCCGCCGAGGATATCCGTCGCAGCCATCGCCATGCCGTCAGCGCCGCCTTCGACGTCACCGATGCGGAGGCCAGCCGCACCGCCATCGCCTATATCGAGGCGGAGATCGGCCCGATCGATATCCTCGTCAACAATGCCGGCATGCAATTCCGCGCACCGCTGGAGAACTTCCCGGTCGACAAATGGGACGAGATGTTCAAGACCAACGTCTCCAGCCTGTTCTATGTCAGTCAGCCGGTCGCCCAGGCGATGATATCGCGCGGCCGCGGCAAGATCATCAACATCGCCTCCGTCCAGGCCGAACTCGCCCGTCCCGGCATCGCGCCCTATACCGCGACAAAGGGCGCGGTGAAGAACCTGACGCGCGGCATGGCGACCGACTGGGCGAAACACGGCCTCCAGGTCAATGCGATCGCGCCCGGCTATTTCCGCACGCCGCTCAACCAGGCGCTTGTCGACGATCCCAAGTTTTCTGGCTGGCTGGAAACCCGCACGCCGGCTGGCCGCTGGGGCGAGGTCAAGGAGCTTGTCGGCGCCGCCGTCTTCCTGGCCTCGGATGCCTCCTCCTTCGTCAACGGACACATGCTGACCGTCGATGGCGGCATCACCGTCTCGCTTTAGAACAGGCTGTCGTCCGAAAACCGCTCACACCTGGCATCGTGCTGAATTCGCATCATTCGAGTTTGGCGATCGCCCGCAGATTGTCGGCCGTCGTCGTCGGGAATTCGAAGAATTCGAGATAGGCGGGGATCTGTTCGAACAACATGTCCGTCCCAACCTGAAATGCACAGCCGCGCGCCCGCACGGCCTCGAGAAAAGGGGTTATCTCCTTGGTCATCACGACTTCGCCGACGAAGGTCGAGGGCGAGATGCGGTCGATATCGATCGGCAGCGGGTCACCGCGCCGCATGCCGAGAGGTGTCGCGTTGACGACGATGTCGAAACCTTCAGGATCGGCGGAGCCGACCGTCACCTCAAGCTGCGGATAGTATTTCTTCAGCCTGTCCAGCAGCGCGGTCGCGGTCGCCTCGTTGGCGTCGAAGATCGCCAGATGCTCCACGCCGGCCTGTGCCAAGGACGCCGCGATCGCCGAGCCGACGCCGCCGGCACCGGCAATGAGCGCACGCGCTCCTTCGACCTGTTTGCCCTTGCGCAATACACCCCGAACGAAGCCCTCGCCATCGAACATGTCACCGATCAGCCTACCGTCCGAACCGAGACGGACCGCATTGCACGAGCCGGCGACTTTGGCGTTGGTCGACGTTTCGTCGAGCAGCGCCATCGTCGAAATCTTGTGCGGCATGGTGATCAGGGCACCGTGGATATTGGACAACCGGAACAGAAGTTTCAAAAAAACCGGATAGTCCGCCGGCCTGCAGCCCATCGGCACGACGACGGCATCAATTCCGTTCTTCTCGAAGTACGGATTGTAGATCAGCGGCGCCTTGAAGGACTCCGTCGGATAGCCGAGGTGCGCGATGAGTTTGGTCGTCCCGGTGATCATGTGGTCAGACTTTCTGGGAATCGGAAGAGGCGTTGGAGAGGTGGATCATCTGTCCCGCGCCCGCCGATCTCTTGATCGCTTCGACGACCCTGAGCGTGGCAAGGCCCTCGCGGCCACTCACCAGAGGCGTGGCCTCGCCACGAATGACGTCGCAAAAATGTCTGAGCTGAACGCAAAGGGGATCGGCTACTTGATAAGGCACGCGCTCCTCGGCAAGCGGCTCCAGCCAATCGGGCCTCGAAGGGCTCGTCCACATCGTCAGATATGGAATTCCGAGAGAACCCTTGGTGCCGCCGATCTGGTAGCAGAATTGATCGTAGCGGGGAAAAGCGGGGTTTTCGCCGGTGGTCGTCTCCCAGCTCCAGGGCGCGGCCACGGCATCACTACCGTTGAGGGTGGCAAGCACTCCGTTTGCGAAACGCAGCGTGACGACGGCCGTATCCTCGACGGCATGGTTCCGCACGGCGCGGGATTCCATCGCATGGACGGCTTCGACCTCGCCGAAGAGATATCGGAAGAGATCGACATCGTGGATCAGGTTGACGAAGACCGGGCCGGCGCCCGCTTCCCGCCGCCAGGGGATATCGAAATAGTCGTCGGGCTTGGCGACCCAGAACGTGCCGTGCACCGTGATGATCCGGCCAAGCCTTCCGCCGTCGACGATTTGCTTGACCGCCTGGATCATCGGATTGTGGCGCCTGTGATGGCCAATCAGCAGCGGTATGCCCGCCTTCTCGCCGGCTGCGACCAGTGCGGCGGCGGCATCGACGTCATCGGCGATCGGTTTCTCGATCAGGACAGGGATGCCGGCGGCGACGATCTCCATTCCATGCTGGACGTGGAGCTGGTTCGGCGTTGCGACGATCACGCCGTCGGGCCTGTCCTCGCCTCGAATGTCTAAGAAGCCTTGGTACCATCGCGCGCCGACAGTCTCGGCAAAGTCGCGACCGGCGGCGGAAGGATCGATCACCGCCGAGAGAACGGTTCCGGGCTCGGACATGACACGCTCGACGTGGCGCCTGCCGATCAGGCCGGCTCCCATGACTGCAATCTCCAGTGGCTTCATTGCCGGC
Coding sequences within it:
- a CDS encoding 4-carboxymuconolactone decarboxylase (KEGG: ret:RHE_PE00058 gamma-carboxymuconolactone decarboxylase protein~TIGRFAM: 4-carboxymuconolactone decarboxylase~PFAM: Carboxymuconolactone decarboxylase), which encodes MNETASSSERYRQGMATRRAVLGDAHVDRAATTATEFDRPFQELITEAAWGHVWSRPALTKRERSMITIALLAALGQDDEVAMHVRATANTGATREDIREALLHVAIYAGVPAANHAIKIAKQAFEQMDAEKAA
- a CDS encoding 3-oxoadipate enol-lactonase (KEGG: rec:RHECIAT_PA0000063 beta-ketoadipate enol-lactone hydrolase protein~TIGRFAM: 3-oxoadipate enol-lactonase~PFAM: alpha/beta hydrolase fold; Ndr family protein) yields the protein MQFARINDVTIHYQIIGAPADRPVIVFANSLGTDFRIWRDVVVRLAGEFAIVLYDKRGHGLSDVGQLPSSIEDHATDLAGLLDLLSVKDAVICGLSVGGLIAQSLYHRRPDLVRALILCDTAHKIGTADSWNARIAAVEKNGIASIVDAVMERWFTPAFRRPESTAYAGYCNMLTRQPVEGYLAACAAIRDADFTEVTKTITVPTICIVGDQDGSTPPDLVLSTAKLISDARYEVIPNCAHIPCVEQPEALTAIIRAFLTSIPPGEVSP
- a CDS encoding transcriptional regulator, XRE family (KEGG: sme:SMa2151 putative DNA-binding protein), translating into MARSTKYKSSAFEAIHASAEALHKLGTIDKETMRSFDESCLVSPHALGPEAIKALRESNHVSQPVFARYLNTSESTVQKWESGAKRPSGMALKLLSIVRKHGLQVLS
- a CDS encoding Shikimate dehydrogenase substrate binding domain protein (PFAM: Shikimate dehydrogenase substrate binding domain protein; Shikimate/quinate 5-dehydrogenase; UBA/THIF-type NAD/FAD binding protein~KEGG: azc:AZC_1453 shikimate dehydrogenase family protein), producing the protein MITGTTKLIAHLGYPTESFKAPLIYNPYFEKNGIDAVVVPMGCRPADYPVFLKLLFRLSNIHGALITMPHKISTMALLDETSTNAKVAGSCNAVRLGSDGRLIGDMFDGEGFVRGVLRKGKQVEGARALIAGAGGVGSAIAASLAQAGVEHLAIFDANEATATALLDRLKKYYPQLEVTVGSADPEGFDIVVNATPLGMRRGDPLPIDIDRISPSTFVGEVVMTKEITPFLEAVRARGCAFQVGTDMLFEQIPAYLEFFEFPTTTADNLRAIAKLE
- a CDS encoding protocatechuate 3,4-dioxygenase, alpha subunit (KEGG: ret:RHE_PE00056 protocatechuate 3,4-dioxygenase alpha chain protein~TIGRFAM: protocatechuate 3,4-dioxygenase, alpha subunit~PFAM: intradiol ring-cleavage dioxygenase), coding for MQQLGYLKETPSQTAGPYVHIGLTPNFCDISGVYDTDLGVAMVNDKTLGERITVTGRIFDGAGALVRDAVIEIWQADSAGLYNSPSEMRGAADPNFTGWGRCPTRAEDGVYSFETVKPGRVPFKDGRGQAPHVTFWIVARGINIGLHTRMYFPEETEANAADPLLSRIEHRERVATMIATRDGATCHFDIHLQGPKETVFLDI
- a CDS encoding short-chain dehydrogenase/reductase SDR (PFAM: short-chain dehydrogenase/reductase SDR; KR domain protein~KEGG: idnO; gluconate 5-dehydrogenase; K00046 gluconate 5-dehydrogenase), whose translation is MTFPLFDLSGRRALVTGSSQGIGRALAVGLAEHGASIIINGRNAQKAEAAAEDIRRSHRHAVSAAFDVTDAEASRTAIAYIEAEIGPIDILVNNAGMQFRAPLENFPVDKWDEMFKTNVSSLFYVSQPVAQAMISRGRGKIINIASVQAELARPGIAPYTATKGAVKNLTRGMATDWAKHGLQVNAIAPGYFRTPLNQALVDDPKFSGWLETRTPAGRWGEVKELVGAAVFLASDASSFVNGHMLTVDGGITVSL
- a CDS encoding protocatechuate 3,4-dioxygenase, beta subunit (TIGRFAM: protocatechuate 3,4-dioxygenase, beta subunit~PFAM: intradiol ring-cleavage dioxygenase~KEGG: ret:RHE_PE00057 protocatechuate 3,4-dioxygenase beta chain protein), translated to MSERPNRKPETGGFFARDRAWHAPALTPGYKTSVLRAPQRALLSLDGTISETTGPVFGHSMIGELDNDLILNYAQPGESAIGERIIVHGRVLDERAKPVAGALVEFWQANAGGRYRHKKETYLAAIDPNFGGCGRAITDEDGRYHFRTVRPGAYPWPNGINDWRPAHIHFSIFGHGFAQRLITQMYFEGDPMIWKCPIVGTIPDKAAIEQLIAPLDWGNTIPMDSRAYKFDIVLRGRRSTMFENRPEGN
- a CDS encoding 3-carboxy-cis,cis-muconate cycloisomerase (TIGRFAM: 3-carboxy-cis,cis-muconate cycloisomerase~PFAM: fumarate lyase~KEGG: rec:RHECIAT_PA0000059 3-carboxy-cis,cis-muconate cycloisomerase protein), with product MTASPFDHPFLSGLLGDDEIAPYFSAEADIRAMLSFEAALAKAEAAHGLIPAEAARRIADTCAAFSPEISSLRSATARDGVVVPDLVKQLRADVGEEAAKSLHLGATSQDVIDTSLMIRLKAVVFLFAGRLSTIAAGLDALDGQFGRNQLMGHTRMQAAIPITVSDRLNAWREPLTTYRDRLTEQSFPVQFGGAAGTLDKVGSQAAAIRASLAQELGLTDAPQWQSGRLPIADIAGLFASISGSLGKMGQDIALLAQAGDEIEISGGGTSSAMAHKQNPVSAEVLISLARFNATLLSGIHQSLVHEQERSGAAWTLEWLLLPQMAMATAASLRLAKELTGNIKRLGTA
- a CDS encoding oxidoreductase domain protein (PFAM: oxidoreductase domain protein; Oxidoreductase domain~KEGG: bja:bll6385 putative oxidoreductase), encoding MKPLEIAVMGAGLIGRRHVERVMSEPGTVLSAVIDPSAAGRDFAETVGARWYQGFLDIRGEDRPDGVIVATPNQLHVQHGMEIVAAGIPVLIEKPIADDVDAAAALVAAGEKAGIPLLIGHHRRHNPMIQAVKQIVDGGRLGRIITVHGTFWVAKPDDYFDIPWRREAGAGPVFVNLIHDVDLFRYLFGEVEAVHAMESRAVRNHAVEDTAVVTLRFANGVLATLNGSDAVAAPWSWETTTGENPAFPRYDQFCYQIGGTKGSLGIPYLTMWTSPSRPDWLEPLAEERVPYQVADPLCVQLRHFCDVIRGEATPLVSGREGLATLRVVEAIKRSAGAGQMIHLSNASSDSQKV